AGGTGTTTCAGGTTTCACCTCTCTTATCTAGCCCTCAGTTATTTCCCTTATCTCAGTTCAGTGCACAGATGACACGCGCGTAAGGGAAACTGCTACTCAGACTCCGGAGAGAAAATGATATCTACACTGTCCCAGCCTGCCTGTTGAACTCTGACCTGCAAGGGACAAAGGTCAGCAGCTTGTAGACAAATACATGTCACCAGAGCGACACACTAGAGAAAGCAAAGCTTCTCAAATATCCATTTTAATGAGGCCATGGCAAAACATTGACTAATGTCTCATGCAACAGGATGTATGATTGCTCTGAAATGtgaattttctttcttcttcttcattttcatttatgGATGATAGTTATTGTTGCAATGCCAAATAACTGACAACCTGTAATGCTAACAAAGTACTCAAAAAGAATACATTAAAACCTGGACAATGATTAAACTAAAGATAATGTAAAAGAATATGTGACACATTGACACTACACATTGTCATTTAGCTACATGTATTATTGTCATGAGAGAGCTGGGTTCTGTCTGAATTAATGatcaaaaatatgtatttttgttattatacaataatccatttaatttaatattattaattcatTCCTCACATCAACTGAGTTTACATTCTTTCATTCTGCATGAGTACCGCCTGCAATTGCTGTGTTGTTAACGTTCTGGTTGGCAGTGGATACCGCTTTTccagaaaaaaggagaagattATGGAGATTTTCCAAAACTTGTAGGAGAAAACCAAAGCTGAGCGATCACAGTTCTTGTGGTTTCCACATGGTGTCTCAGTAGCTGCTGTAGTCCTTACATGTATTTAGATGTAATTGAAGAGGCACACGTCAGCTACAGCAGCTACGCCTCGGCTCCAAAAATACAACATAGAACTTTACAGTATATCCATCCTTAGGGCATTCTGGGGCCATAAGAGGGGTTGCTCTTAATATTctgctgttttctctctctctctctctctctctctctctctctctcacaccctcCTGACAGAGAAAATCATGCAGCCTGCATTTTTCCACCACTAATCCCTTTGTCCTGTTTAACAGGATTGGTAGCTGCCATTGATTTTACAGTTGACTGAGTATTTTTATCTATTGATGTCATGGAATAACCTTAAACATACTGAGCGTATCACCTCAACATGCTttcaacaataatatatatatatatatatatatatatatatatatatatatatatatataccttcaTGCAAATATCCACTCACATGGACTTTGAACTTTTTGACTCACACTGACAAttctttcacacatgcacacacacacaccctctccagATTGATGTCATCATCTGACTAATCCTATTTCCTCTTTATTCGAAAAACAAACTCTCCTTTATGACCTTTTACGTAGTTTTATAATAAGCCGTGTGACGTACACGCCTTTATCAATTATTCCATCCGTGCACGTTGTTGTTTAACCCTTCCTGCTTCTGCTTTAGCAGTGTCGAGAGGCTGCATGATGGCCAACGAGCAACACTACCGACCTTTGGCCTTCTCTATTCCACCTTCGCTCTAGTAGCAACATGAAGTTGGACCAGCTCAGGGGTGGAGACTGGAACGACTGAATGCATTTGTTTATTGTTCCATATAGGCAGGGCAGTGTTGGGTGAGAGATGGAGATCCATTGTGTGGTATCTCCCTGCCTTCGTCATGAATAGTATCTTTCAGATTCATGGGAGACTGAGGCAAAAAGGAAAAGCATTCACAATAGCTTTTAAGTTTTACGGCGTTCCTGTCGGCAGCAGCAGATTCTTGGCATGAGACCAAATGCAACATACACACAGCTGCACGACTTGCTTTCTCCAGCtccctccttcacacacacaaactcttaTCTCGGTCTCTGTCGCGAGCACACGTCTTTTTCCACAGCCTTCTGCCCCACCATTCATTCCTTCCCCTGCATCCATTTCCAGCAAACTCCACTCGGCTTGCACTAAGCTTTCTTTTGtgcaggttttctttttgtttttttttgacaacaatgctgtttgttttcCGAGGGCAGGGCAGTGCAGAGAGATGCTGCCTGGCAGCCTCCCGGCCCGGGTCGCCTGTGTCTCCTGCATGTCACCCTCTGTGCGTCTGCAGTGACGTCTGAAGGGCATTATCTGCCAAAGgcctctgtttgttttgggcTGCTCTGGGCTTGATAATGGCCCATTACTGAGGAACAAGAGTCTCATAGGCACCTCCTGTGAAAACTGCAGAGACCTTGCTGCTAATCTGTATGACACCCAGCTGTCGGTTAAAAAACACTTGGCTACTGTTGGGGTCGTTTTGAGCTGAAACCTGCTCCACTGTAGCCAGAAACAACACAGACCTGTTGGCTATTTTTAGTGCATACTCTAGCTGCTAATGATATCACTTAGGCGCTGTTTGCcctttgtgtctgtctttgtgttgctCCTAGACATGTGGCATGCAGTGCGTGAAGCAGGTCGCGTCTTAACACTTATTGAGCGTCAACAAGTATTCCGACTTTTACATAATTGGCTCATTAACCCCGGACCTTCCTGTTGAAGGAATGCAAGGAGCTCAGTTGATAGTTACAtcagtggaaaagaaaaacgtATTCCAGTAATTGTTATCTCCCTTTGTTCTCAGTTTCaatccttctttgtgcctcttgCAGTTTCTTCTTTACTTCTCTCTTGAAATAAGTGTTAATTAAACCCTTGTGGCATAGTGCATTGTTAGCACATGTCTTCACTGTACTATTAATTGGACTGTTGATATAAAAACTTTCTGAAATCCCATCCCAAGACTGGTTCTGTTGGTAATAGTTAGACGAATGATGAGCGTTTTATGCACAAGGCCACCAGCTGGACTTTAATGGGAGACAGTTACCTGGTCAGAGCCTGCATGAATTACTACGCTAATTATTCGTCATAGTTTTTCGAAGAAAGAAAGGGAACTTCCTCCCCATTCTCCGTCACTcgccacatttaaaaaaaaaactcatttatttaaatctgctttcaACCTGCGACGCTAGTTCAGtacgtttttgttttgtttcttactgttatGTCATCTCCGTTGTCGGTTTTATTGTTgcttatattgtttgtttttaccatgtaaagggCCTCGAGTGTCAACAAGTGCCACTTGTTACCCAATCCGTACATCCTGACCAATTGGTGCTGATCGTTATCTACTTGCATCATCATTCTTCCGTAAAAAATTATTGCTGCGTCCGCAAATTTGTTGATGGAAGTACCTAACATCAGAGCCATCGCACTTCTTTCTCCTCTACGAGAGTTGCATCTGCACGGTACCGATTGGACAGCTGCTCCAGGTATTCATTAGACCTTCACTACACTTACACTGCATTCCCCATAACATTAAAACCACACTGCACCCACATTTAGGATTACACAACGGATAATTTGCCACCTCAACAATAGGCTAACAGGATGGCTGACAGTGCTGGCGTAAAAATGTCCCACTAAGCAGTTCAGGAGCCATATTTCACCTCCCAACTCACTGGTGAAGAGAGATAACATAGGTCAAGGACAGAATGTGTGAAAGTACACCCATTATTCCTCTGCAAGAGCAAGTGACCATCCATGTGTATTCATCCATAAATTAAAGTAATCATTATCTTGGGAGAAGGATAAAAGAACATCAGgcaagtattttctttttggtaTGTGCAATGAGTCTCTGTGGCACCATTACTCCCTATAACTCTACAAAAGGCAACATTAGTCAAGTAGAGGAGTGTGTGAACTGTGCTGCTCTGTGTGGACTGGAGCCTAATTAGAGGTTGCCCGGATAGGGATTGTTTTCTTTCACCATGAGAATTCTCCCTTCTGCTTAATCCTTACATACTCCAGCAGTGTTACCTGCCccctctgttatcactgttatctGTCATTATGTCAGagtccctgacacacacacgctgctccCCTTCAGTAACGGCCACTGCATGTGCAAGTCAGTCTTGTTCACACAATCTTGTTCTCAGTATCATCGTGTTTAAGAACACTGATTAGCTAGCTGGGTTTGCCTACTTGGCTCGCTATCTCACGGATGTGCTAAGCTCATATAACTTGACATgcagctgctttaaaaaaaaaaaattaaaagaaaaaagtttgcTTATGAATTGAGTTCGTAAAAAAAGTAGGTGAACTTGCAATTCTTGCAGCATAACCTGTCAGCCATCTAGTCTGTGCTTAAAACAAGGAATCATTCATAGTTTATTTGGACAGGAATGAGCCTCAAGTAATTGCGCATGCATTTAGGATTTAGAAGCCCTGCAGAAAGGAGTCCAGTCTAGTCTTCTGTCTAGACACTGTGTGACTTTGTTACAGTTTGCTAGATTGTTTTTATCCTGTCGAGCCACAGAACTGACAGGTTTGAGGAGTTTGCCAGATTCTGAGAACCTACTGTAGGAGGCTTCTACGTTTTCATGGaactacagaaaaaaaaacgcacacaGTTGTGTTACTTGTAGTCACACGTGTTTATTCTAGACATCTTTCCATTAGCCTTTGCACAGTTCTGCAGCTTTTCTTGGAAACCTCTGCTTACACAGGAATAATGACTACCCTTCAGCCAATCATCGTGGAGCAGGCTTGCAGACCAGCATAGAGGTCACTGGATTTCCCAGTATTCCCTTTTGTACTTTGAGTGCAGTCAGTGGCCTGGGTGGGGTCCTGTCAACTTCACTTATCTCAGCGGCCATAGCTACAGCTCTCGGGTGGTGCTGCTGTGTCATGTCATAGTTCCCCTTAAATAAGTTTTCTGCTTCTCCCAGCTGGACGTACTTCACTGTGGGGCTGCGTTCAGCTGATACATTGCTTTTTCTAACCTTACTGTAAAAGAGAGCTGCAATGTATGTATTTTCTCCATTATTGATCAATATGAGGATTCTTTTTGATGAATTGATTGGTCATCTCGTCTTTGTAAACATATAAGATAATTCAAGATATTCACTTTACACTGAGAGAAAAGCCGCGCGAAGCTGCAGCCAGCCACGTAATCATTTATCACATTGTGTTGCCATTCGTTTTCTGTTGACTAAATGATTACACAATTAGGTGTTTCAGCTCCACTTAAAACTGCACAACACTGGAAATGCCACTACGCTAAGTGTGGCAAACTAAATCATTGGGCTGTTTTGAGTGTCGACGACATGACAGCGGCTGGCAAAGAAACCCGGACAGTCGCTGTCCTGATAACTCCAAACGTTTTCTGGTGGGAAAGTCGTGACGTCACTCCGGCGGGTCTTCTCCCAGTATGAACAAGTGCCCCCAGCATCTCCTCCCCAGGTCTCGCCCTTTCTCTTTCACAGAACCAACACACTCAGCAGACAGAGTCTCTCCCACTGGCTCATAAACACAATCCCACTTTACTCAGCAGCAGGACTGATGACTTGAGTATTATTGTGTTTGATAAGCCCGGTAACCAAGTGAGAACAGGCCAGTGTTTATAGTAAAGCAGGAGGGAACTGCACAGTAGCACTGATTTGATCTGCGGAGCAACGGACTCGAGTGTGAGGTCATGTTTTAGATGTAGCGAGAGATGGTTTTTTATTCAGCTGGAAAAGTGCTGACTGGCGGCAGAGAGTATGAGAAGGCTACTTTTAGCTTGCAGACTGGGAAAGTCATGCATGCTGAGTGTTAGTGCATGGAGGACGGTATACATGAGAGaaatgacatgtgtgtgtgtgtgtgtgtgtgtgtgtgtgtgggtatgcaAGGGAAAAAAACCAATCAACTGGCTTGTGGCTGGAGCCAATTCTTTGAACTCTCCTTTGTTCAAAGCGGCAGACATGTGTCGCCTTTCCACAATTCACTGTTCTAAACCTCTCAGCTGGTACATAAAGTGAGACAGATGCCGGCTGGAGAGATCGTCATGAATGTTACTATAGCAGTAAAATGTTGATTTGGATTTGAGCAGATAGAAAAAGTAACGTGCTTTGATTGTGCACGGCCTTGTATGTCGGCAGTAAATCAAAGAGGACCACCCTTGTTTCGGTCCCAATTGTTTTCTGCCATGCCAGCAGCTCCGTGAGGCTGCACTTGGGAACAACGCTTTGAGCTAACGTTCTCATAATGACGATGCTGACAAACTGAAGTACAGAATGTATTAAGTTCCACACGTTTGCAGCCTCCAGGTGCATGCAGGTTCCCACGATATGTTATTGAGATTTGCGAGGTGTGTGACTGTTATGTATAGCCTCACTGCAGCATAATTATAGCCTTACTCTACATGGGTTCTCaagtcctcaagtcctctccaaATTATTGAAGTTAATGAAGCTGGCAGCAAAATGCTCTCCAATGTCTACTATCATTTTCCTCTTAAAACTCAACTATGGGTGCCGACTTGAGCTGTGTCTTTACAATCTTACAAGCCACAAAAGAGCAGGCTACAAAATGACTGCCTTGTTATTTGTGGGTGGACTAAATGGAATTGCTTTGCATGTGATCTTTGCTCACctctcatcacctcatgtcaaGTCTGAAGTGCAACCGGCAATACTTGAGCCCAAAGCAGTTTATTTCCACTGGTGTTACTTTATTACAAAAGCCTCTCCCATCTGAAAAGCTCCAGCTACTCAGAAGGGACCACACAGACTGTACACTTGACAGGACTGACTCTTCTTTTAGTCTTTAATGGGAGTCGTTTGAATTAGTCAGCAGCAAATTTAAGAGTTTTCTTTGAGCCTGAGCAGCAGGGTAGTAGcagtctaacacacacacacacacacatgcacacggttTTTCATCTCTGAGTGTTGGTGTTATTGCCACCGAGTCATAATGGCTCCCTGTTCTTAGCACTTTGAACGCTGTGCTAATGAATTGCATGTGTGCGAGTGGATTTGTGTGTGCAAGGTAGAGTGGAGCAGGGGGGGCTGTGCTGATCTGTGCTGTAGGTGGTCCtggctgctctgtgtgtgtgtgtgtgtgtgtgtgtgtgtgtgtgtgtgtgtctgtgtgtgttgtgatagGGTGGGCTGTGAAAGGGGTGGTCTTTTTCTGATCCTTGGAGGTAACGTTTTTTTGCAATGCTCCTATATGTGCACGATGGTGTGTAATgccacacactcaaacacacacactcggtgcCCTCCCATAGAGTTACAGTCAGGCCGGTGCTGCTGGTAGTAGCTGGCATCACATCACAGGCTGCACAGTTTGACTGAGGTGACTCAGGCGGGATGGTTTGCCTGCAGGAATAACTTCTGAGTGCTGGTGGGATTTAAGTGCCTCTTCCCGATTTAGCTGCCTCCTCCTTCTACACCACATGCTGGTTGAACTAATACAGTCATTTGGCGCCAGTAGACTATTAAttctgtctttttaatttaatcctAAATTTCAACTGTGGAGGTTTCTTTTTCTGGGGGGTTTACTTTATCAGGTGACCGAGGGAGAAGCCTTGCTAGCGCGCTGATCTGTTCTGTGCAATAATTAGTAATTAGTAAAGTGCAACAAACAACAGCTCTTGATAAATTACTGCAATtagcaaattgaaaacacagtAAAGCTTGTAATCAAACTGCCTCTATTTAGTCTGGACAAAGGTTGCAGGTTTCCCAGTTTGTCATAGAAGAGCATCCATTGTATCAAAGGCCCTGAATGCTGAAGGCAGAGGTCTGGAGCTGCTCACGGCTGTTAGATGATGTTTTCATTTGCAGCTCTGTCCTCTATGTTCAAGAATGAATCAGTGTGACCACTGTCAGCTGAGCGGCGttaaaggagctgtatttaacattctgaacattaataTAGAAGCGAAACAAGCTATTTGCTTGGTTAAGATATGGTGGaataatgtctacctgagcagaggaCGGTGTGCGCTGTTATCCATGCAGGCTTGTTGCACTGGTGAGCTCACGGCTGCTGCACTCACatggcggttacagctgatgaTGCCATCGTGGAAGCGGAGCACCCACCCTCTAGTTCCCTCTCAGGTGAACACTCTTTGCTCGCTgttgttagcaccgttagcagtGAGCAGCCAGATCGCCGTTATAATGTTTTAGAGCCATTGAGAggcaaacaaaaataatcccAATCCCGTAtcttgcaccttttttaaagtcaTGGATTATTTGCTTTTAGGTTTCTGCAGGAATGTTTTTCAAGAAGGAGTTCCCGTCGTATTCACGGAAACCCTGTCGTGTGAAGACTGTTTGCATTTCTCATATTATCTCATTAGTCATGGGTTTTATTCAACCAGCTGCTTCTCTGTGGTGTTTGCACATTGCGCAATTTATAAACAATGCAATTTTGTGTCCATGGTAGCGCCAGAACATCCGAGTTCCTACCTGGCAGCAGTAAAGTGCTGCTCAGAAAAGCTTTTGAAGAGGTGTACAAAGATGTTGGTGACTAACCTGTTCTCCACTTGTAGGACTGCCTCAAAGGACTTGTTGTACTAATGATCTCTCGCCATCAGAAATGTCTGAAAAAACAACCCCTGTTACTTTGTGGTGGatgtaaaaagtaaaacaatgttgCAGAGCTGTGATCTGCCTGGATTCACATCACACTGTCTAAAGCGACGTGTTAAACTCCTCCTGCAGTGTAATGAATATAGTCATGTTCTCGTACTGCTGCCACATCATTAAAAACCTGGTGTTATCCAGAGAATCAAACATATGGCACTCAATTCCATCTGGTCTCCTCCAGACTATAGAAATAGACGCCCTCACTCATCATGTATGGATAAAAGGATCCGTTCCCCATCTTCACCTGTGGAGCCTTGCCTTTATGACTAAGCTTAGAATGTTTCCGAAGGAGGATTGTTCGCTTTGCATTGTACAGCATGCCCCTTTCATGTCTGACTTTCATGTTATCAATAGCATTTTAGCTCTTTGAGTCATCTACTGGCTGTGTTTCCTTTGTAGTGATTACTTATCTTTAGATGGAAATACAACTCTTTAATCAGGCATGCAGACCCCCGAGCAGAAGTCAGAAGACTTCCCTTcctatttctgttttttcttcttcttattgttcctccctccctccaagCTGCAGCAGTGGCTGTCTGGAGGGACGACATCCTGCAGGGTAAACGGGGTGCAGACAGGGTTGAACATGACAAGTCAAACGTTATGGTTTGTGTGCTATAGAGAAGTTGACTACATAAAGTGTATGCTTGTTACTACTGAATGGTTGCAACTGCATTTATCCTGTTATTATCTTCTTTATTTACAGTTACTGTGACCACGGCCTGATACCAAACACTGTTACTATACAGTAAAAATATTGACGTTAAACATTGTTTAAATTCCGGTGACAGATAATATCTGTCATTGTGTCTGCTGCTGGAATTAAAAACATTacgtaattatatatatatatatatatatatatatatattgtataacatACAATATGCagatgaaacaaataaatattcctttttttaattgaatgtaaaaaaaaaaaaaaaggaaataaatctTGAATCTGCAGAATCTTTTCTTGTGATTTTCACAATAGACTTCTATCAAACTGTACTTGAAGCTTTATGTTTCTACTGAGGCACATGTGTGTTGCAACATTTAAAGGGAACAttaaatggaaatgtgtgtgtgtttttatgagaaacacagacaaatgACAATAAAGGGAAGTAAGAGTGCAGGGGTGGGGACTGCAGAATGTGTCGGGGCTTGTTCACATTCAGTCTGTGAATTATTAGCAGGAAGTGGAATCACAACCCAGACTCACTGCAGCACAATGTCAGATATTCAGTCATTGTAGTTCAGAGCTCATATTTCACTGAAACAAAATGGCATTATTGTGCCATGTCTAGCAGCAGGGTGTGCTGATTGCAACAGGGACTCTTAAAACCAACCCCTGGAGTTTTCCACTTCATGTACAACCACAGACTGCATGTAGTAAGGATGTAGTCTCCCTCACCTCAACCAAAGATTTATGAAGAAATGTTGCGAAGCTTAAAGCGGGTGGCTCCGGCCGCCGCCTTCTTGACATTGACGACACAGTCTAGCTCTAAAGGTTAGCAAAAAGGAGGATGGTAAGTGGAGACAGTTAGCAAATAGCAATCTGAGACAGCCACCTACCTGTCACTCAAAAAGTCCACGCACTCAATTGATATAGTTAGTCAGTTAAATAAAGGTTCAACCCCCCCTCTACAGTTGAATGGGAAAATAAGAGACCAAAACTAGTATTGCACATGGctgcaaacatgtttatttttctggAAGTTTAAGCTTTGCTTAAAATGCTAAATCTGTACGCTAAAGTGTTGTTCTCTCCAGTGTTAATCAAgctttttgttgtcgttgtgcTCCATTACAGTGTTGTGTTGCCCAGGATGTCTTCGAAGGCTCACAGTTCCAACAACATCGCCCATGCCCGACGAacggtgcagcagctgagaataGAGGCGAGCATTGAGAGGATAAAGGTACAGTGCAACAATAAATCAATTCATGCTTCTTCATTTGTCTAAACTGTCAGCTCTGCTCCAGTATTCCTTGGTTCCATTTCTTccagtttaaatatatatatattttttattcctACTAGGTACgtatatattataaagataTCAACTTGTTTTAAATTTCACTTTCTGTTGTTAAATTCAAGATGATTTAGGCTTCTGCAGaataacatataataaaatatgaggATTTATTGAAGAGAATGAACAATGTAGCAAATGTCTTCCATTGTTTCTGTAGGTATCCAAGGCCTCTGCAATCCTTATGAGCTACTGCAGCGAACATGCCAGAAACGACCCTCTCCTCATGGGCATTCCCGCCTCAGACAATCCCTTCAAGGACAAAAAACCCTGCACTATATTGTAGGAGACGCCACTTAAAATTCacgtgtttatttttttgcttaTTAATGTTGCTGTATTCTTTTCGTTGGGAGGAGTCAGGGTTGGACTGTGATCGTATTATTTCCATATGTTCCACTGTTCTGTTATTAAGTCAGCACGTCAACCAGGATTGTCCTCAAAAACATCCGTTTGTGATGGAAAAAGGAAGACCCCACTAGTGCCACTGTtcagtttgacctctgacccccaacTCTGAGAATGTGGCTGCATGAGTTGCATATGCATCAGGTACAGAACGATGTATTCTTCTCCTCAGTGGAGGATTTGGTCCTTCCCACTGCATGTACTGCCATTGGGCAGTTCTGTTCCTGTCTCTCTGGTTTGCCTTAAGTGAAGAGATTCATACAGCCAAAGTTTCCTTTCAGTGCTTTAAAAGCATATTACGGTTAAGATGGATAATAAAGGCTCTTATCGTGTGGCTTCAGACTTGCCAATACTCCAATGTTATCGTGATGTATCATTGATTAGGGGACAGTATTGTCAATAAATCTGGTGTGAAATTCAGATACACAAAAGTATTCGCCAACCCCGCATCGACTGGTCCACGACAATCTGCATACGGTTTAATCCATCGTTTTCCTGTCTGGTATTCACAGTATGACTCCCACGATACAGTGTCGTCCACAATTGATTTAATGATTTGAATTCCATGTAAACATCTTTTAATCCAATGTCATCTACACTCAGATTGAAGCCATTGGTATAATATGACCCCGGTGCTGTGATGCTTTTGTCGGCTGTACATGTAAA
This Cyclopterus lumpus isolate fCycLum1 chromosome 17, fCycLum1.pri, whole genome shotgun sequence DNA region includes the following protein-coding sequences:
- the gng12a gene encoding guanine nucleotide-binding protein G(I)/G(S)/G(O) subunit gamma-12a; the encoded protein is MSSKAHSSNNIAHARRTVQQLRIEASIERIKVSKASAILMSYCSEHARNDPLLMGIPASDNPFKDKKPCTIL